In the genome of Gloeotrichia echinulata CP02, one region contains:
- a CDS encoding serine/threonine-protein kinase translates to MNDQLLSGRYEIVQVLGRGAFGKTFLAKDNQRPGHPTCVVKQLSYSSQDTQSLQIARRLFKKEAEILEKLGQHDKIPTLLAEFEENEEFYLVQQFIDGNPLNQEILPGQPWNEDQVIRLLTEVLEILIFVHGQGVVHRDIKPANLMRRSADDKLVLIDFGAVKEIGTQTPQGQLAPSVAVGTLQYMPIEQLQGHPQFNSDIYALGMIAIQALSGLHTGELSKLRNPNSPNKNQVLWRNRVQVNEALADVIDKMVHSDSNERYQSASEVLIALGKVGTVSTNSVSATEQSGDSGFLPSIINIPHTIVNSYQKPRWPILAGIGALIVLGVGGFVAYNFLKDEPPAEAVAFYQKGLEKAKKGDKQGAILDFNQAIVIDREYPEAFYERANARFYTQDYPGTIEDASKAISLDSEYGEAYSRRCAAYALSREYEKAQQDCTQGIKFLKKDNPIAYDSYYNRGFIRHNLGDNEGAIADLNQAIALDPSKADAYTNLGLAYASLKDNKRALEAFNQAIKRSSKSPSAKAYSNRGLLRLEIKDQKGAIGDFTAAIKLAPKSGLIYYNRGLAYRNLKDKPKAIADFEQAKTLCIEQALTDCATKAQSEITKLQP, encoded by the coding sequence ATGAACGATCAACTCTTGAGCGGACGTTATGAAATTGTCCAAGTATTGGGTAGAGGCGCTTTTGGGAAAACTTTTTTAGCAAAAGATAATCAGCGCCCTGGTCATCCCACCTGTGTGGTTAAGCAACTGAGTTACTCAAGTCAAGATACTCAAAGTTTGCAAATTGCTCGACGCTTATTTAAAAAAGAAGCAGAAATATTAGAAAAGTTAGGTCAACACGATAAGATTCCCACGCTGTTAGCAGAATTTGAAGAAAATGAAGAATTTTACTTGGTTCAACAATTTATTGATGGTAATCCTTTAAACCAGGAAATTTTACCAGGTCAACCGTGGAATGAAGACCAAGTGATTCGGCTGTTGACAGAAGTTTTAGAGATTTTAATATTTGTACATGGACAGGGTGTAGTTCACCGGGATATTAAACCTGCTAATTTAATGAGACGCTCCGCTGATGACAAGTTAGTTTTGATTGACTTTGGAGCGGTGAAAGAAATTGGTACTCAAACACCTCAAGGACAGTTAGCACCTAGTGTAGCTGTGGGTACTTTACAATATATGCCCATAGAACAATTGCAGGGACATCCACAATTTAATAGTGATATTTATGCTTTGGGAATGATTGCTATTCAAGCACTTTCTGGGTTACATACTGGTGAATTATCCAAACTACGAAATCCCAATAGTCCGAATAAAAATCAAGTTCTCTGGCGTAACCGAGTGCAGGTGAATGAGGCTTTAGCCGATGTGATTGATAAAATGGTGCATTCTGATTCTAATGAACGTTATCAGTCAGCCAGTGAAGTGCTGATTGCATTGGGGAAAGTTGGTACAGTATCCACGAACTCAGTCAGCGCAACAGAGCAATCTGGAGATTCTGGGTTCCTACCATCAATTATTAATATTCCACATACTATTGTCAATTCATATCAGAAGCCACGGTGGCCGATTTTGGCGGGGATAGGTGCGTTAATTGTATTAGGTGTAGGGGGTTTTGTTGCTTACAATTTTCTCAAGGACGAGCCACCAGCAGAAGCAGTAGCATTTTATCAAAAAGGGTTGGAAAAGGCTAAAAAAGGAGATAAGCAAGGAGCTATCTTAGATTTTAATCAAGCGATTGTGATTGACCGTGAATATCCTGAAGCTTTTTATGAACGAGCAAATGCTCGCTTTTACACTCAAGATTATCCGGGAACAATTGAAGATGCAAGCAAGGCGATTTCTTTAGATTCTGAATATGGGGAAGCATATAGCCGACGTTGTGCGGCTTACGCACTGAGTCGCGAATATGAAAAAGCGCAGCAGGATTGCACTCAGGGAATTAAATTCCTGAAAAAAGATAATCCAATTGCCTATGATTCCTATTACAATCGGGGATTTATCCGGCATAATTTAGGAGACAATGAGGGAGCGATCGCCGATTTGAATCAAGCGATTGCATTAGATCCTAGCAAAGCTGATGCTTATACCAATCTTGGGCTGGCTTATGCTAGTCTTAAAGACAACAAAAGAGCGCTAGAAGCGTTCAACCAAGCAATAAAACGCAGTTCCAAATCTCCTAGTGCTAAAGCCTATAGTAACCGGGGTTTGTTACGGTTAGAAATCAAAGACCAAAAAGGAGCGATCGGCGATTTTACTGCAGCTATCAAATTAGCACCTAAGAGTGGGTTAATTTACTATAATCGCGGACTAGCCTACCGAAATTTAAAGGATAAACCAAAAGCGATCGCCGATTTTGAGCAAGCGAAAACGCTATGTATTGAACAAGCTCTGACAGATTGCGCCACTAAAGCACAAAGCGAGATTACTAAACTGCAGCCATAG